A genomic segment from Oncorhynchus clarkii lewisi isolate Uvic-CL-2024 chromosome 12, UVic_Ocla_1.0, whole genome shotgun sequence encodes:
- the LOC139421296 gene encoding uncharacterized protein has protein sequence MLDSLLESLDQLTADEIKGTASHSLITIDVPESLSKQSLTKYLSTHERNQDSSPAKLVCQPSCLIPTSISDTNIILQTIMETLVTEESRKTSAEENLERLVSIETIQSVSDDLITKVHGLIQEITISRQLQSMAGHRSLSEPALPKPALKKLSRNDAFELAYSFAENSVRTLLGQCLDVSPFSTGVRQTMDQVTKIMTNTVMDTLTDVSKPTVKSEDELVSRLVQPDEFPTRSLNPADGNAEVTPRSAGGEKNSKKWHFLFKMPNIPKIRIKVFKRKGQSKKHPELEALPTKRFSDMSLKVPSASPPMEGLIPAPTAQDPQSRKCSFVVRVFRALSRAITSLFRGASGKKH, from the exons ATGTTGGACTCTCTTCTTGAGAGCCTTGACCAGTTGACTGCAGATGAGATAAAGGGGACAGCGTCCCACAGCTTGATCACAATAGATGTGCCAGAATCACTGTCTAAGCAATCCTTGACAAAATACTTGTCAACTCATGAGAGGAACCAGGATTCTTCCCCTGCAAAGCTTGTATGTCAACCATCATGTCTGATACCAACATCCATATCTGACACCAACATTATATTGCAAACTATAATGGAAACGCTGGTGACGGAGGAATCAAGGAAGACTTCAGCAGAGGAAAACCTTGAGAGGCTCGTCTCCATTGAAACCATTCAAAGTGTGTCAGACGACCTCATCACAAAGGTCCATGGTCTCATTCAGGAGATCACAATAAGCCGGCAACTTCAATCAATGGCTGGTCACAGGAGCTTATCTGAACCGGCATTGCCAAAGCCAGCCCTGAAAAAGCTGTCAAGGAATGATGCCTTTGAGCTCGCCTACAGCTTTGCCGAAAATTCTGTTAGGACTCTCCTGGGGCAGTGTTTAGATGTCTCGCCCTTTTCCACCGGAGTAAGGCAGACGATGGATCAGGTCACTAAGATAATGACCAACACAGTGATGGACACCCTGACTGATGTGTCCAAGCCCACAGTGAAGTCAGAGGATG AATTAGTTTCCAGGTTAGTCCAACCAGATGAATTCCCCACCAGGAGCCTTAACCCAGCTGATGGCAACGCTGAGGTGACGCCTCGCTCTGCTGGAGGTGAAAAGAATAGCAAGAAGTGGCATTTCCTTTTCAAAATGCCTAACATCCCGAAGATCAGGATCAAG GTGTTCAAGAGAAAAGGGCAATCCAAGAAGCACCCTGAACTGGAAGCGCTGCCAACAAAACGTTTCAGTGATATGTCACTGA AGGTTCCTTCCGCTTCCCCGCCAATGGAGGGCCTGATACCTGCACCTACTGCACAGGATCCCCAGTCCCGTAAATGCTCCTTTGTGGTTAGGGTGTTTCGGGCCCTCTCTCGAGCCATCACCAGCCTCTTCAGAGGAGCTTCAGGGAAGAAGCACTAG